The Peromyscus eremicus unplaced genomic scaffold, PerEre_H2_v1 PerEre#2#unplaced_2670, whole genome shotgun sequence DNA window agctctcctctttcccacccctcacttccgggttccccaggttcccagctcctgcGGGAGAGCAGGAAGGCTACCAAGTCCCAAACACACCACTCGCGGGGAGCTTGAGACCAGAGGAAAGCATAACCAAACAAAGTGGGGCTCCCTGGGATTGGAGCCTCCACATTTGGCCCGCAATGAGTCCTCTGTCCAAGCGAGTCCGTGTGGGCTTGGATTCCAGGCCCCCGTGTGCCGAACCCAAAGAACTCAGGCAGGACGAGGCCGGCGGTCGATCGGGCTCCTGTGTGGCGCTCGATTTCGGGCGAATGGACGAGCCTGCTCAGCCAGAGCCCAAACAATGCTGGAGCCTTCAGCCTGCACTATTAAAGTAGAAACCAAAACTCCGTGCCCAATGGGTCTGCAGCCTTGCTTTACGCGCGCGCCCCCTGTCGGCCAGATCCGGAATCGTTACGCTTGGGCATGGTGCCTGGGcttcccctcctcctgggagTGATGCTGGGCTGCAGCACAGCCTGCTCACTTGACAGGGGTGCATCTTGGAGACTGCACCTGCAGAGCAGGGAAAGCGCCAGGTTGTTAGGGCAGCTGAAAAGCCTGCCGGGCCACCAGTGCCTGCAGGACAGAATGGATTTCAGATGTCCCTGGAAGAAAGGGCGGATCAcccaagggaagcagaaagaagatgccacctgttgCCACTCGGAGATGCTCAGgcagctcctccagctcttcgggacagaggccagcagagatgcCTGGGCAGAGAGGCCGCTTGGGCAACTTGTCACTAGTCTGTTGAGTGGCCTGGAAGCGCTGGAGGGGAGAGCAGCAGAGCCAAGCCCGTCCTGTGCGCCTCCTTTGGCCATGGCCATCCGCACCTACTTTTTGGGCATCTCCCGCTATCTCGAGGGAAAGGGATATAGCCCTTGCTCCTGGGAGATCGTCAGAGCGGAAATGCAAGTGGCCCTTTCAACAttcccagtgcctgcagagagaagccccaagaagagaagaaggtccaTGGAGGAATCCCCGCTGCTCAGGTgacagcatgctcagggcctcAAGTCCTCAAGTCGGAAAACACAGTCGACTCCGGAACCGGATGAAAGGGGTCCGAATGGAAAAGGAGGACACGAGCATCCATTTCTTGGAAGCATCCCGACGAACATCACGCTCTACGAATGGGAGACTTGAAGGGCTGGGTGTGCCATATCACATCTGTTTCCTAATAAAGCTATGATTCCAAATCTTCTCGATCGGTTTCCATTCCTGGTTGGGGTCGGGCACCAGCCACgggtgggaaagatttttccacGTGGCAGCATGGATTGAAGCTGAGcgggtcctggcttccttctgttagctaggaactcaagactctggagtctggaggcagaaggctgcCTCCTCTTTGCTCACTGAAAGGGCCCTAGGGAGAGGGATTGCAAAGCCCCTGGATGAATGCTGCCAGCATGGCCCTCGTGCAAGACCTGGGCGTTGCGCGTCTCTGTGCCTTCCAAGACAGGAGACGCCAACTGTGTCCCTGGTGTTGGCAAGATGGGTGGCCATCACTCGAGGAGGAGTAAGGGTCCAGCGATTCACCTGGGGTGGTGCACTGGGACCGGGTGACTAGACCGTCCTAATACTCCAGGAGACACACAAGACTCTGCCCTgttcgctcagcctgcttctgttctcacaggacagcagtgccttgggcttatcagcccaaagctagccactgggtgaccagaggcaggaggaggcaagtgtaggaacactgaggagacccttcctggtcaccctctttgtggccctgctgcttgccagcttgctcagacatgtctcttgtgctttcccttccctttatccTGTGGAGACACACAGGTGCGTCAAATAGCAATATGGGCCTGGTATGGAGAATGAGACTCACAGAAGATGTCAGCTATTGAAGTTCACAGACTCTAGGCGACTTTCAAGAAGCACTGCAGCAGACAGACTCAGGAAGGGATCTAGGCTGATGAGTgcaggactctgtgtgtgtgtgtgtgtgtgtgtgtgtgtgtgtgtgtgtgtgcgtgtgtgcgtgtgtgcgtttgtgtgtttgtgtgtttgtgtgtctgtgtgtttgtgtgtgtttggtggctaTGAGGCAAGGCCACCCATAGACAAGCTGGCCCAAAGGCctcaggaggtgggggaggcCTGATCATGTAAGTCCTTGCAGGGCACCACAGTGACCCAGACACCACACTGGCCGGCCAGGCAGCCCTGCCTTCTTCACAGACTCCTTCTCTCTAAAGCCAGGGCTGGGATGCTTCGAGTCGGCAAGGTGCAATAGCAAGGTTCCTGCCACACTCCTCGGGCTCTCCTCAGGGTACCGAGTTCTGGGTTCTGCTGCTGATGCCCACTAAGAGCCACCGAGAAGTGAaggctgtcttctggtctcctatcctctgtccccagctgccttctccactgccagggcacattcacctcccagcctccccttACTGATCCATTCCCCACAAGAAGCAGAATTCCCAGACAGGACACTGGGCTCAAGACTGAGTTGCAAACACATCCCTGGGAAGTCTGCTCACAGGACTTTCCTAGGAGCCCCTCGTGAGGGGTCTTGTAGAGCCTGGCCTTCCTCTTGTCCAAAGGTCCCATTCTAGGCCATCCCAAGAGAAGAGAGCCATGCCTCATGCAGACCCAGGTCTTCCCTGGCCAAAATGATCATCTGATGACTGAGAACCCACTGAGAAGCCCAAGAGCTCAGGTGCCCCACAGGCCACCCCTGTCCCACTGGAAGGAGCACCCCGGGCTATTGAAAAATGGAGGCATCCCCACAAGAAGCTCAGACTACACCAAGCAGCACAGCCAGATAGAGGCAGCACATGAGCTGTGAGCACTGTGGCTCCCGGCCTGGGCCTTTTCCTGGAGAGGCAGCCTGGTGCAAGAGATGCTGTGGATACCCAGCAGGTGGCTTCTGGAacttcccagtgcctgtggtccCCCAGTACTTCATTCAACTTCCAAGGTGGTGTCAGTTCCCGGGTTGCACGTCCCTTTCCCATTCCTGTTCGCTGTTTGGAGTTTTTGGGAGTTGAGAGACATTGGTGCTTTCCccactctcaatcttcctgaaaACCACCTGTGCAGGTGCTGCTGTTGTGCCTGAGGTCAGCTTCTTGCGATCAGAGTGTCCTTGGGTCTGCCCGGGAGTCATGAAGttgcctggggaagaggagaaggcagctgagCTGAGCGGGGCTGACTGACTCCTGGGGTCCCATGTCCTTGTGAGTGAAGAAGGGTCAgcggcagagggacagaggacctcCCTCTGGGACCACTGCTGCTGGGGTGAAGAAGGGCAAAGGAGGCCCTGGGAACTCCTGAAAGCCTGCTGGGCAAACAGTTGTTTCAGGTTGCCCTGCACTGTTTCCCACAAAACTCCATCAGAGTCACCAGGCTCCACCCACTGACACAGCAGAGAAGCTCTTGGAGCCTCAGGCCTGCAAGAGGAGCCCAATGCCAATGCTTTAGGACCATTCAGCTAAAGACAGGAGAGATCTGACTAAACGtttcaagagagaatgagggagaggtcCATATAGCCAGGAacgatagaaaaatatataaaataaaataaaataaaataaaataaaataaaataaaataaaataaaataaaataaaataaaataaaataaaataaaataaatagagaaaccGACAATCCCTAGTACTCCCTAGACACCCAGTGAAAGAATTTCTGCAAGCAGGCTgagaagaagaggacatcatcATAATCCGGGTGGGGGAGGtccgggccggggcggggcggctGGAGTCACTAGGAGGGGTGTTCAAACTTGTGTTTCCGTCCAGAGGGTCAGTGGATCTGAGGAGTGCCAGAGATTTGTCACTTCAAGAAAGCACACTGGGGCAGAGCAAGGGGCTGTCTATCTGAGGACAGGAAATGCCATTGCATTGGGCTGAGTGTGTGGTTCAagcaaaaggaggcagagagctgcccAGCGGGAgcgcgatcctcctgcttcaagtccCTCTGGGCTGAAGTCAGCGCTGGCTGGTTCGGGAGCACGCGTGGGGCAAGCCCTGACCCGTGCCCTCTTTGGGACCCTCTTCCTTCCCGGGCAgagctctcctctttcccacccctcacttccgggttccccaggttcccagctcctgcGGGAGAGCAGGAAGGCTACCAAGTCCCAAACACACCACTCGCGGGGAGCTTGAGACCAGAGGAAAGCATAACCAAACAAAGTGGGGCTCCCTGGGATTGGAGCCTCCACATTTGGCCCGCAATGAGTCCTCTGTCCAAGCGAGTCCGTGTGGGCTTGGATTCCAGGCCCCCGTGTGCCGAACCCAAAGAACTCAGGCAGGACGAGGCCGGCGGTCGATCGGGCTCCTGTGTGGCGCTCGATTTCGGGCGAATGGACGAGCCTGCTCAGCCAGAGCCCAAACAATGCTGGAGCCTTCAGCCTGCACTATTAAAGTAGAAACCAAAACTCCGTGCCCAATGGGTCTGCAGCCTTGCTTTACGCGCGCGCCCCCTGTCGGCCAGATCCGGAATCGTTACGCTTGGGCATGGTGCCTGGGcttcccctcctcctgggagTGATGCTGGGCTGCAGCACAGCCTGCTCACTTGACAGGGGTGCATCTTGGAGACTGCACCTGCAGAGCAGGGAAAGCGCCAGGTTGTTAGGGCAGCTGAAAAGCCTGCCGGGCCACCAGTGCCTGCAGGACAGAATGGATTTCAGATGTCCCTGGAAGAAAGGGCGGATCAcccaagggaagcagaaagaagatgccacctgttgCCACTCGGAGATGCTCAGgcagctcctccagctcttcgggacagaggccagcagagatgcCTGGGCAGAGAGGCCGCTTGGGCAACTTGTCACTAGTCTGTTGAGTGGCCTGGAAGCGCTGGAGGGGAGAGCAGCAGAGCCAAGCCCGTCCTGTGCGCCTCCTTTGGCCATGGCCATCCGCACCTACTTTTTGGGCATCTCCCGCTATCTCGAGGGAAAGGGATATAGCCCTTGCTCCTGGGAGATCGTCAGAGCGGAAATGCAAGTGGCCCTTTCAACAttcccagtgcctgcagagagaagccccaagaagagaagaaggtccaTGGAGGAATCCCCGCTGCTCAGGTgacagcatgctcagggcctcAAGTCCTCAAGTCGGAAAACACAGTCGACTCCGGAACCGGATGAAAGGGGTCCGAATGGAAAAGGAGGACACGAGCATCCATTTCTTGGAAGCATCCCGACGAACATCACGCTCTACGAATGGGAGACTTGAAGGGCTGGGTGTGCCATATCACATCTGTTTCCTAATAAAGCTATGATTCCAAATCTTCTCGATCGGTTTCCATTCCTGGTTGGGGTCCGGCACCAGCCACgggtgggaaagatttttccacGTGGCAGCATGGATTGAAGCTGAGcgggtcctggcttccttctgttagctaggaactcaagactctggagtctggaggcagaaggctgcCTCCTCTTTGCTCACTGAAAGGGCCCTAGGGAGAGGGATTGCAAAGCCCCTGGATGAATGCTGCCAGCATGGCCCTCGTGCAAGACCTGGGCGTTGCGCGTCTCTGTGCCTTCCAAGACAGGAGACGCCAACTGTGTCCCTGGTGTTGGCAAGATGGGTGGCCATCACTCGAGGAGGAGTAAGGGTCCAGCGATTCACCTGGGGTGGTGCACTGGGACCGGGTGACTAGACCGTCCTAATACTCCAGGAGACACACAAGACTCTGCCCTgttcgctcagcctgcttctgttctcacaggacagcagtgccttgggcttatcagcccaaagctagccactgggtgaccagaggcaggaggaggcaagtgtaggaacactgaggagacccttcctggtcaccctctttgtggccctgctgcttgccagcttgctcagacatgtctcttgtgctttcccttccctttatccTGTGGAGACACACAGGTGCGTCAAATAGCAATATGGGCCTGGTATGGAGAATGAGACTCACAGAAGATGTCAGCTATTGAAGTTCACAGACTCTAGGCGACTTTCAAGAAGCACTGCAGCAGACAGACTCAGGAAGGAATCTAGGCTGTTgagtgcaggagtgtgtgtgtgcctgtgtgcgtgtgcctgtgtgtgtgtgtgtgtgtgtgtgtgtgtgtgtgtgtgtgtgtgtgtgtgtttggtggctaTGAGGCAAGGCCACCCGTAGACAAGCTGACCCAAAGGCCCCAGGAGGTGGGGAGGCCTGATCATGTAAGTCCTTGCAGGGCACCACAGTGACCCAGACACCACACTGGCCGGCCAGGCAGCCCTGCCTTCTTCACAGACTCCTTCTCTCTAAAGCCAGGGCTGGGGTGCTTGGAGTCTGCCCGGTGCACTTGCAAGGTTCCTGCCACACTCCTCGGGCTCTCCTCAGGGTACCGAGTTCTGGGTTCTGCTGCTGATGCCCACTAAGAGCCACCGAGAAGTGAaggctgtcttctggtctcctatcctctgtccccagctgccttctCCACTGCCAGGGCACATTCACCTCCCAGGCTCCCCTTACTGATCCATTCCCCACAAGAAGCAGAATTCCGAGACAGGACACTGGGCTCAAGACTGAGTTGCTAACACATCCCTGGGAAGTCTGCTCACAGGACTTTCCTAGGAGCCCCTTGTGAGGGGTCTTGTAGAGCCTGGCCTTCCTCTTGTCCAAAGGTCCCATTCTAGGCCATCCCAAGAGAAGAGAGCCATGCCTCATGCAGACCCAGGTCTTCCCTGGCCAAAATGATCATCTGATGACTGAGAACCCACTGAGAAGCCCAAGAGCTCAGGTGCCCCACAGGCCACCCCTGTCCCACTGGAAGGAGCACCCCGGGCTATTGAAAAATGGAGGCATCCCCACAAGAAGCTCAGACTACACCAAGCAGCACAGCCAGATAGAGGCAGCACATGAGCTGTGAGCACTGTGGCTCCCGGCCTGGGCCTTTTCCTGGAGAGGCAGCCTGGTGCAAGAGATGCTGTGGATACCCAGCAGGTGGCTTCTGGAacttcccagtgcctgtggtccCCCAGCACTTCATTCAACTTCCAAGGTGGTGTCAGTTCCCGGGTTGCACGTCCCTTTCCCATTCCTGTTCGCTGTTTGGAGTTCTTGAGAGTTGAGAGACATTGGTGCTTTCCccactctcaatcttcctgaaaACCACCTGTGCAGATGCTGCTGTTGTGCCTGAGGTCAGCTTCTTGGGATCAGAGTGTCCTTGGATCTGCCCAGGAGTCATGAAGttgcctggggaagaggagaaggcagctgagCTGAGCGGGGCTGACTGACTCCTGGGGTCCCATGTCCTTGTGAGTGAAGAAGGGTCAgcggcagagggacagaggacctcCCTCTGGGACCACTGCTGCTGGGGTGAAGAAGGGCAAAGGAGGCCCTGGGAACTCCTGAAAGCCTGCTGGGCAAACAGTTCTTTCAGGTTGCCCTGCACTGTTTCCCACAAAACTCCATCAGAGTCACCAGGCTCCACCCACTGAAACAGCAGAGAAGCTCTTGGAGCCTCAGGCCTGCAAGAGGAGCCCAATGCCAATGCTTTAGGACCATTCAGCTAAAGACAGGAGAGATCTGACTAAACGtttcaagagagaatgagggagaggtcCATATAGCCAGGAacgatagaaaaatatataaaataaaataaaataaaataaaataaaataaaataaaataaaataaaataaatagagaaaccGACAATCCCTAGTACTCCCTAGACACCCAGTGAAAGAATTTCTGCAAGCAGGCTgagaagaagaggacatcatcATAATCCGGGTGGGGGAGGtccgggccggggcggggcggctGGAGTCACTAGGAGGGGTGTTCAAACTTGTGTTTCCGTTCCAGAGGGTCAGTGGATCTGAGGAGTACCAGAGATTTGTCACTTCAAGAAAGCACACTGGGGCAGAGCAAGGGGCTGTCTATCTGAGGACAGGAAATGCCATTGCATTGGGCTGAGTGTGTGGTTCAagcaaaaggaggcagagagctgcccAGCGGGAgcgcgatcctcctgcttcaagtccCTCTGGGCTGAAGTCAGCGCTGGCTGGTTCGGGAGCACGCGTGGGGCAAGCCCTGACCCGTGCCCTCTTTGggaccctcttccttcccaggcagagctctcctctttcccacccctcacttccgggttccccaggttcccagctcctgcGGGAGAGCAGGAAGGCTACCAAGTCCCAAACACACCACTCGCGGGGAGCTTGAGACCAGAGGAAACCATAACCAAACAAAGTGGGGCTCCCTGGGATTGGAGCCTCCACATTTGGCCCGCAATGAGTCCTCTGTCCAAGCGAGTCCGTGTGGGCTTGGATTCCAGGCGCCCGTGTGCCGAACCCAAAGAGCTCAGGCAGGACGAGGCCGGCGGTCGATCGGGCTCCTGTGTGGCGCTCGATTTCGGGCGAATGGACGAGCCCGCTCAGCCAGAGCCCAAACAATGCTGGAGCCTTCAGCCTGCACTATTAAAGTAGAAACCAAAACTCCGTGCCCAATGGGTCTGCAGCCTTGCTTTACGCGCGCGCCCCCTGTCGGCCAGATCCGGAATCGTTACGCTTGGGCATGGTGCCTGGGcttcccctcctcctgggagTGATGCTGGGCTGCAGCACAGCCTGCTCACTTGACAGGGGTGCATCTTGGAGACTGCACCTGCAGAGCAGGGAAAGCGCCAGGTTGTTAGGGCAGCTGAAAAGCCTGCCGGGCCACCAGTGCCTGCAGGACAGAATGGATTTCAGATGTCCCTGGAAGAAAGGGCGGATCAcccaagggaagcagaaagaagatgccacctgttgCCACTCGGAGATGCTCAGacagctcctccagctcttcgggacagaggccagcagagatgcCTGGGCAGAGAGGCCGCTTGGGCAACTTGTCACTAGTCTGTTGAGTGGCCTGGAAGCGCTGGAGGGGAGAGCAGCAGAGCCAAGCCCGTCCTGTGCGCCTCCTTTGGCCATGGCCATCCGCACCTACTTTTTGGGCATCTCCCGCTATCTCGAGGGAAAGGGATATAGCCCTTGCTCCTGGGAGATCGTCAGAGCGGAAATGCAAGTGGCCCTTTCAACAttcccagtgcctgcagagagaagccccaagaagagaagaaggtccaTGGAGGAATCCCCGCTGCTCAGGTgacagcatgctcagggcctcAAGTCCTCAAGTCGGAAAACACAGTCG harbors:
- the LOC131902130 gene encoding interferon tau-2-like, with product MVPGLPLLLGVMLGCSTACSLDRGASWRLHLQSRESARLLGQLKSLPGHQCLQDRMDFRCPWKKGRITQGKQKEDATCCHSEMLRQLLQLFGTEASRDAWAERPLGQLVTSLLSGLEALEGRAAEPSPSCAPPLAMAIRTYFLGISRYLEGKGYSPCSWEIVRAEMQVALSTFPVPAERSPKKRRRSMEESPLLR